In one window of Desulforhabdus amnigena DNA:
- a CDS encoding HD domain-containing protein, with protein sequence MIRKGLLDRFFEAASIQRWNDHVRPVEFTELDKQAHKMIIAYVIGKMEEDERKTVVDWRKLIEGGIFEFLQRVILTDIKPPVFHKLMSEKGNELNELVLKKLQDDVLSVKGDFSRKFESYLFDQNYSRLEKRLLRAAHYLATNWEFQIIYNTAPFVYGIDRTKEEIENQIEDHYDLIGVQKISLRKKSFGFIDLCGQLRFQQRWAQSPRVPKTSVLGHMLIVAMMSYFCSVEVDACDKRIYNNYFVGLLHDLPEVLTRDIVSPVKSSVEGLDEIIKTYERLHLEERILPLLPSSICHDIKYFLEEEFQNKIIEKGIICKGLTSEELASKYNEDRFSPVDGVIIKGCDKLAAFIEAALSINHGIKSQPLVEGKRYMYEIYKGAVIGGINFGQIFDDFN encoded by the coding sequence ATGATCAGGAAAGGTTTGCTGGACAGGTTTTTTGAAGCAGCGAGCATTCAAAGATGGAACGATCATGTAAGGCCGGTTGAATTCACGGAACTGGACAAGCAGGCTCACAAAATGATCATCGCCTATGTGATTGGAAAGATGGAAGAAGATGAGCGGAAGACGGTGGTGGACTGGAGGAAGCTCATCGAGGGAGGGATTTTTGAATTTCTGCAGCGGGTCATTTTAACGGATATCAAGCCTCCTGTTTTCCATAAACTGATGAGCGAGAAGGGAAACGAACTGAACGAGCTGGTACTCAAAAAATTGCAGGATGATGTTCTGTCCGTCAAGGGAGATTTCAGCCGGAAGTTCGAAAGCTACCTGTTTGACCAAAACTATTCGAGGCTGGAAAAAAGACTGCTGCGAGCCGCTCACTATCTTGCGACCAATTGGGAGTTTCAGATCATTTACAATACCGCCCCCTTTGTCTACGGAATCGATCGAACGAAGGAAGAAATAGAAAATCAGATTGAAGACCATTACGATTTGATCGGTGTGCAGAAAATTTCTTTGCGCAAAAAATCCTTTGGATTCATCGACCTGTGTGGACAGTTGCGGTTCCAGCAACGGTGGGCTCAATCGCCGCGAGTCCCCAAGACATCCGTCCTCGGGCATATGCTCATCGTGGCCATGATGTCTTACTTCTGTTCCGTGGAGGTCGACGCTTGCGACAAGAGGATCTACAACAACTACTTCGTGGGACTCCTGCACGATCTGCCGGAAGTGTTGACTCGCGACATCGTCTCTCCCGTGAAGAGTTCTGTGGAAGGTCTCGACGAAATCATAAAAACCTACGAACGGCTCCATCTGGAAGAACGCATTCTCCCCCTGCTCCCGTCTTCCATATGTCATGACATCAAGTATTTTTTGGAAGAAGAGTTTCAAAACAAAATCATAGAAAAGGGGATCATTTGCAAGGGATTGACCAGCGAGGAGCTGGCTTCAAAGTACAATGAGGATCGATTCTCCCCGGTGGATGGTGTCATCATCAAGGGGTGCGACAAACTGGCTGCTTTTATCGAAGCGGCGCTCTCCATCAATCATGGCATAAAATCCCAGCCGTTGGTCGAAGGTAAAAGATATATGTATGAAATCTATAAGGGGGCCGTAATCGGGGGGATCAACTTCGGGCAGATTTTTGATGACTTCAATTGA
- the tmk gene encoding dTMP kinase — protein sequence MKTKSCPPAQFISFEGVDGCGKSTLMDKLSQWLEGVGIPHIRTREPGGTPLGEKIRDLLLDPAHAEMNEETEVLLYTASRAQLAAQIISPALKEGKWVLSDRYIDATLAYQGYGRGMDLQALRRIQDWATKGLWPHRTVLLDCSIQVAFQRMQGREGEPDRMEQEKESFHQKVREGYLELAKGEPQRFIVLNAANPLDQVLEEFRKKFWEPLSRKMQ from the coding sequence ATGAAAACAAAATCTTGTCCTCCTGCTCAATTTATCAGTTTTGAAGGTGTCGACGGGTGTGGAAAAAGCACTCTCATGGACAAGCTCAGCCAATGGCTTGAAGGCGTAGGAATCCCGCACATTCGAACGCGGGAACCGGGGGGTACCCCTTTAGGCGAAAAGATAAGGGACCTGCTCCTGGATCCGGCTCATGCCGAGATGAATGAAGAGACGGAGGTCCTCCTTTACACCGCCAGCCGGGCCCAGCTGGCCGCTCAGATCATTTCGCCGGCGCTGAAAGAGGGGAAATGGGTTCTTTCCGACCGCTACATCGACGCCACCCTCGCCTACCAGGGATACGGAAGAGGTATGGACTTGCAAGCCCTCCGCCGGATACAGGACTGGGCCACCAAAGGCCTCTGGCCGCATCGAACGGTTTTGCTGGATTGCAGTATACAAGTGGCCTTTCAGAGGATGCAGGGACGGGAAGGAGAACCGGACCGCATGGAACAGGAGAAGGAATCCTTCCATCAAAAGGTCAGGGAAGGTTACCTGGAGCTGGCCAAAGGCGAACCACAACGCTTCATCGTGCTCAATGCCGCAAACCCGTTGGATCAAGTCCTGGAAGAATTTCGAAAAAAATTCTGGGAACCCCTCTCCCGAAAAATGCAATAG
- a CDS encoding dUTP diphosphatase gives MQEIFDLQWQLGVHILKNIGLDYENTIRDAEKKPVWIENYRKALSAELAELIREVQEFGIGSSNGKIEVVDMLHFLVSLSHIVQVEPSEVSLTGHDLDESAFPSCAIQTFLALDDLQNSLKWKWWAKGGGFKPEKARKAVLDLWKCFGDFCALFHMDLETVKKIYLEKNRINFQRQEQDYNEDTKTEADNRSIHA, from the coding sequence ATGCAAGAGATCTTCGATCTTCAATGGCAGCTCGGTGTGCATATTTTGAAAAACATCGGGTTGGATTACGAAAACACCATCAGAGACGCCGAAAAGAAACCCGTCTGGATTGAAAATTACAGAAAAGCGCTCTCTGCGGAACTTGCAGAACTCATCAGGGAGGTCCAGGAATTCGGCATAGGATCCTCAAACGGCAAGATCGAAGTGGTCGATATGCTCCACTTTCTCGTGAGTCTCTCTCATATCGTCCAGGTGGAACCTTCCGAGGTTTCTCTTACCGGCCATGACCTGGACGAATCCGCTTTTCCGTCCTGCGCCATTCAAACTTTTCTGGCTCTGGACGATCTTCAGAACAGCCTGAAATGGAAGTGGTGGGCAAAAGGCGGCGGATTCAAGCCCGAAAAAGCGAGGAAGGCCGTCCTGGATCTCTGGAAATGTTTCGGAGATTTTTGCGCCCTTTTTCATATGGACTTGGAGACGGTCAAAAAGATCTATCTTGAAAAAAACAGAATCAATTTCCAGAGGCAGGAACAAGACTACAACGAAGACACCAAAACGGAAGCGGACAATCGGTCCATTCACGCATGA
- a CDS encoding FAD-dependent thymidylate synthase codes for MAIEFVKTRVFPQGMAPADERQALELIEICGRTAYKSEDKITEDSARSFVLMLKKHGHLSVLEHSNAVLGIEENVCRSPASSIPPIETFRRSLVDRLEVRNGYHRFASIPSSTGFAMGGNYRSWIDTVGYLRDREPRYACFFQKHLNRFYPNLFEAPETSFEGPEYRVSLLREEEQMGILKQDPDSDLPVFVFKFICDRGITHEVVRHRVLSFTQESTRYVNYGNKGMTVILPEELEPFFDAQKGSFTARNPLVQMWIQRAETIFKWYQEDLKRGLKPQTARDILPNLLKSEIMVSGRWSGWKHFIALRDSKQAHPRIRFIAQEVRKYFESIDLF; via the coding sequence ATGGCCATAGAATTTGTAAAAACCCGTGTTTTCCCGCAAGGCATGGCTCCGGCCGACGAACGGCAAGCATTGGAACTCATTGAAATCTGTGGTCGAACGGCTTACAAATCGGAAGATAAGATCACTGAAGACTCGGCCCGATCTTTCGTCCTGATGTTGAAAAAGCATGGCCATCTCTCTGTCCTGGAACACAGCAACGCTGTTTTGGGAATAGAGGAAAATGTTTGCAGGAGCCCGGCTTCATCGATTCCCCCCATTGAAACGTTCAGGCGATCCCTTGTGGACCGTCTGGAAGTACGGAACGGCTACCACCGGTTTGCCTCCATCCCCTCTTCCACCGGCTTTGCCATGGGGGGCAACTATCGAAGCTGGATCGATACAGTGGGATACCTCCGGGATAGAGAACCCCGCTATGCGTGTTTTTTTCAAAAGCACTTGAATCGCTTTTATCCCAATCTTTTCGAAGCTCCGGAAACATCCTTCGAGGGTCCGGAATACCGTGTTTCCCTTCTTCGGGAAGAGGAACAGATGGGGATCCTCAAACAGGATCCCGATTCGGACCTCCCCGTCTTTGTATTCAAATTCATCTGCGACCGGGGAATCACTCATGAGGTGGTGAGGCACCGCGTCTTGTCCTTTACCCAGGAAAGCACGCGCTACGTCAACTATGGAAACAAGGGAATGACCGTCATTCTTCCAGAAGAACTGGAGCCTTTTTTTGATGCCCAAAAGGGTTCCTTCACGGCACGCAATCCCCTTGTGCAGATGTGGATCCAGCGGGCGGAAACCATCTTCAAGTGGTATCAGGAAGACCTCAAGCGCGGACTCAAACCGCAGACCGCAAGGGACATTCTTCCGAACCTTCTCAAGAGCGAGATTATGGTCAGCGGCAGATGGAGCGGATGGAAACATTTCATTGCCTTGAGAGATTCGAAACAGGCTCATCCCAGAATTCGGTTCATTGCACAGGAAGTCAGAAAATATTTTGAATCCATTGATTTGTTTTAA
- a CDS encoding ABC transporter ATP-binding protein codes for MIRVENLVKTYKNLHASDHISCRFLEGRITVILGGSGSGKSTLLKQVVGLERPDSGRIFFGERELTGASRKELYQIRKKMGMLFQGAALFNSLNVFENVAFPLREHTRLADSVIRTMVKMKLELVGLRGMEELMPSQLSGGMAKRIGLARALIMDPRVVFYDEPTSGLDPISAGVINKLIVDFNKAQGVTSVVVSHDIASSFQIADHIIILFYGKKIVEGSPEEIQASDDPRVLQFIRGEPEGPIPFNRTDKDYFEDILIS; via the coding sequence ATGATTAGAGTAGAAAATCTCGTTAAGACGTATAAGAACCTCCATGCTTCAGACCATATTTCTTGCCGCTTTTTGGAAGGCAGGATCACTGTCATACTGGGCGGCAGTGGATCGGGCAAATCCACGTTGCTCAAGCAGGTGGTGGGTTTGGAAAGACCGGATTCCGGAAGGATCTTTTTCGGAGAGAGGGAACTGACGGGTGCATCCAGGAAAGAACTGTACCAGATCAGGAAAAAGATGGGGATGCTCTTTCAGGGGGCCGCTCTTTTCAATTCCCTCAATGTTTTTGAGAATGTGGCCTTTCCTTTGAGAGAACACACCCGTTTGGCCGATTCCGTGATTCGCACCATGGTCAAGATGAAGCTCGAACTGGTGGGATTGCGAGGCATGGAAGAATTGATGCCGTCTCAGCTTTCCGGAGGAATGGCCAAGCGGATCGGGCTGGCGCGGGCCCTCATCATGGATCCGCGGGTGGTGTTCTACGATGAACCCACGTCGGGGCTGGATCCCATTTCCGCGGGTGTCATCAACAAGCTGATCGTCGACTTCAACAAGGCCCAGGGCGTGACTTCCGTCGTAGTTTCCCACGATATCGCCTCTTCTTTTCAAATCGCAGATCATATTATTATTCTCTTTTATGGGAAGAAGATCGTTGAAGGAAGTCCAGAGGAAATACAGGCCAGTGATGATCCGAGGGTTTTGCAGTTCATTCGTGGGGAACCGGAAGGGCCGATTCCCTTCAACCGTACAGACAAGGACTATTTCGAAGATATATTGATCTCATGA
- a CDS encoding MlaE family lipid ABC transporter permease subunit, whose translation MNALEIPAVAGRWTMDTVRLAGRSVLFLLECLLYGFVRPFKIRRITEQILFIGARSSVIILITGAFAGMVLGLQGYYTLRKFGSEGLLGSAVALSIIRELGPVLTALMVAGRAGSSMTAEIGIMKITEQINALEMMAVNPLKFVVSPKLFAGLISLPLLTAFFDVIGIGGGYLVGVHLLGVNSGSYFGEMIKAVDLADITGGFYKSIAFGLVISWVCSFIGYTAEATTEGVASATTNAVVVTSVAILILDYILTSFLL comes from the coding sequence ATGAATGCATTAGAAATTCCTGCTGTGGCAGGTCGTTGGACGATGGATACGGTTCGCTTGGCGGGCCGGAGCGTTCTCTTTCTCCTGGAATGCCTTTTATATGGATTTGTGCGTCCCTTCAAAATCAGGAGGATCACTGAACAGATCCTCTTCATCGGAGCCAGGTCTTCGGTGATCATTCTCATCACAGGAGCGTTCGCGGGCATGGTTCTGGGCCTTCAGGGATACTACACTCTCAGAAAGTTCGGTTCCGAAGGGTTGCTCGGTTCCGCTGTTGCCCTCTCCATCATCCGCGAACTTGGTCCCGTATTGACTGCCCTCATGGTTGCGGGAAGAGCGGGTTCGTCCATGACCGCCGAGATCGGCATCATGAAAATCACCGAGCAGATCAACGCTCTGGAGATGATGGCGGTCAATCCCCTCAAGTTCGTTGTCTCTCCCAAGCTCTTCGCCGGTTTGATTTCCCTGCCTCTTCTCACAGCTTTTTTCGATGTTATTGGTATAGGCGGGGGATACCTCGTGGGAGTGCATCTGCTGGGTGTCAATTCTGGATCGTATTTTGGCGAGATGATCAAGGCCGTGGACCTTGCCGACATTACCGGCGGGTTTTATAAGTCCATCGCATTCGGGCTGGTCATATCGTGGGTATGTTCCTTCATAGGGTATACGGCCGAAGCCACGACGGAAGGAGTTGCTTCGGCCACGACCAATGCCGTCGTAGTCACATCCGTTGCAATCCTCATATTGGACTATATTCTCACTTCCTTTCTGCTTTGA
- the mlaD gene encoding outer membrane lipid asymmetry maintenance protein MlaD, with the protein MYKTSTEIIVGIFVLLGVACIAYLSVSLGEVDLFGNPYYRVSAEFNSITGLKKGSTVEIAGVEVGKVLDISLDSYMAKVTMGIRKDIKLSDDTIASVRTKGIIGDMFIKLSPGGSSEMLEPGGVLVETESAISLEELISKYIFESK; encoded by the coding sequence ATGTATAAAACGTCAACAGAAATTATCGTCGGGATCTTTGTCTTGCTGGGGGTGGCGTGTATTGCCTATCTCTCCGTGAGTCTCGGAGAGGTGGATTTGTTCGGGAATCCTTATTACCGCGTTTCGGCCGAGTTCAATTCCATTACCGGGCTAAAGAAAGGTTCCACCGTTGAAATTGCCGGCGTTGAAGTGGGGAAGGTTCTGGACATTTCTCTCGATTCATATATGGCTAAAGTGACAATGGGAATCCGTAAAGATATCAAGCTCAGTGATGATACCATCGCTTCTGTGCGCACCAAGGGAATCATCGGAGACATGTTCATCAAGCTGAGCCCGGGCGGTTCGAGTGAAATGCTGGAACCGGGAGGGGTTCTGGTGGAGACGGAGTCAGCCATCAGTCTGGAAGAGTTGATCAGCAAGTATATCTTCGAAAGCAAGTGA
- a CDS encoding MlaC/ttg2D family ABC transporter substrate-binding protein: MLRKFIFFLLGFTMFLGSVSFAEAGEAVDQLKQSIDKVLGILQDSRLNAPQMKQQRRDKIFQAVEERFDFGEMAKRSMSEYWPQLSPAEQKEFQEAFSHLLENSYISKVEKYSDEKVSYNEEKPKGSRYYLVSTTILSKGQSIPLDYSLYNVNGQWMVYDVNIEGVSLVTNYRSQFRELMRKEGFKGLMSKINEKLTKIEEG; encoded by the coding sequence ATGCTAAGAAAATTTATATTTTTTTTGCTGGGTTTCACTATGTTTTTGGGTTCTGTTTCTTTCGCCGAGGCCGGTGAAGCCGTAGATCAACTGAAGCAGTCGATAGACAAGGTGCTCGGTATCCTTCAGGATTCCCGGCTGAATGCTCCGCAGATGAAGCAGCAGCGTCGTGATAAGATATTCCAGGCAGTGGAGGAACGGTTTGATTTCGGAGAGATGGCCAAGCGCAGTATGAGCGAGTATTGGCCGCAGTTATCACCTGCAGAGCAAAAGGAATTTCAAGAGGCCTTTTCTCATCTTCTCGAAAATTCGTATATTTCAAAAGTCGAAAAATATTCCGACGAAAAAGTGAGCTACAATGAGGAAAAGCCAAAGGGTTCACGCTACTATCTCGTGAGCACCACTATCCTTTCCAAGGGGCAGTCTATCCCTTTGGATTATTCTCTGTACAATGTCAACGGTCAATGGATGGTCTATGATGTGAACATCGAGGGAGTCTCTCTGGTTACCAATTACCGTTCCCAGTTCCGGGAATTGATGCGCAAGGAGGGGTTCAAGGGATTGATGAGCAAGATCAATGAAAAGCTCACAAAGATCGAAGAGGGCTGA
- a CDS encoding STAS domain-containing protein: protein MLNISSKNLGGLQCIRVEGEIDMSVSPDVRTALQNAFKKSPKGVIVDLSGVPYMDSSGIATLVEGMQWSTKERARFILVGVQEKVMNTLKLARLNELFDIHFTEDDALKSLAH from the coding sequence GTGTTGAATATCAGTAGTAAAAATCTGGGCGGATTGCAGTGCATCCGCGTCGAAGGCGAGATCGATATGTCTGTCTCGCCTGATGTGCGAACGGCATTGCAGAATGCTTTCAAGAAGTCCCCCAAAGGGGTCATCGTGGATCTGAGTGGTGTGCCGTATATGGACTCTTCCGGGATAGCCACCCTGGTGGAAGGGATGCAATGGAGCACGAAAGAAAGAGCCCGTTTCATACTCGTGGGAGTTCAGGAAAAAGTGATGAACACTCTCAAGCTCGCCAGACTCAACGAGCTTTTCGATATTCATTTCACGGAAGATGATGCCCTGAAGAGTCTGGCTCACTGA
- the yjgA gene encoding ribosome biogenesis factor YjgA has translation MEEEKKSKSQLKREMLALQKLGEELVRLSEDQISKLDIPSALMDALLFAKTIKKHEAWRRQMQYIGTLMREIDPEPIHRAIENALHGHKADMRIFKQAEEWRDKLLAGNDALLEELFTRFPHVDFQRMRQLVLNARKEKDGNKPPKSSRALFRYLRELLNSEEFYTANG, from the coding sequence ATGGAAGAAGAAAAGAAAAGCAAGTCACAGCTCAAAAGAGAGATGCTGGCATTACAAAAGCTCGGCGAGGAATTGGTCCGATTGAGTGAAGATCAGATCAGCAAACTCGATATCCCGTCTGCACTCATGGATGCATTACTCTTTGCCAAGACCATCAAGAAACATGAAGCGTGGCGCAGGCAAATGCAATATATCGGGACGCTCATGCGGGAGATTGATCCGGAACCTATCCATCGGGCCATTGAAAACGCTCTTCACGGACATAAGGCGGACATGCGGATCTTCAAACAGGCCGAGGAATGGAGAGACAAACTCCTGGCAGGAAACGACGCACTGTTGGAAGAGCTTTTCACGCGATTCCCCCATGTCGACTTCCAGCGAATGCGCCAACTCGTGCTCAACGCAAGAAAAGAGAAGGACGGCAATAAGCCGCCCAAGTCCTCGCGGGCTCTTTTCCGGTACCTCAGGGAACTCTTGAATTCAGAGGAATTTTATACTGCGAACGGTTAA
- a CDS encoding ArnT family glycosyltransferase produces MEFSSNTIASRVVRFVRLPLFLLALASLPFFVLELKTPALNDAEGMYAQIAREMRTTGDWTTPHLNGNRHFDKPPLIYWLIGTAQSVLGETETAARIWPALAAWATISVVGTIGSTLYGVQTGFLSALIYATSLGPYIFGRMVMPDPILIFWIALAILSYSKSYMQPENKGQGPWFWILYAAFGFALLTKGILGFGLAAAIIGLHIILTGRLRDFFSRRLLGGTAVAAVIALPWHMAVARANPDFLGYYVIREHLLRFTGHRYPSDEFLPLSLFLFLTLVWTFPWTGMVPQALVRGIKRLKASGLRNSEDLLPLLWLTVIIGLFAASHSRLEYYALPSIPGFALLIGKLWDEALETGNKSFLKITADGSRPTAGGEEEIPAGQESPSRRGIVMALAVMTALMGTAAAAALVMLGPAKDMISQVIVDAWPTGGWTGSPEQMATLERIRIPTMASFAGAAVFSAGALLAARKAQFKAACGLLAVMMAPFFMLVHWGFQVVEPFESTRPVAEIVLQHAGPSDLIVYPEPHEYMWVGGITFYTGRPIYILKDPQFDGLASRRREPPERFLTENELFRLWNSDKRVIVVANAGGNLGKELLNGNHARLLGQTSDRAILSNR; encoded by the coding sequence ATGGAGTTTTCTTCAAATACGATTGCATCACGAGTTGTCCGCTTCGTGCGACTCCCCCTCTTCCTGCTGGCTCTGGCATCTTTGCCCTTCTTCGTTTTGGAGCTGAAGACTCCGGCTCTAAACGACGCTGAAGGGATGTACGCCCAAATCGCACGCGAAATGCGAACGACGGGAGACTGGACCACCCCTCACCTCAATGGCAACCGTCATTTCGACAAACCCCCTCTCATCTATTGGCTCATCGGAACGGCCCAATCCGTACTGGGTGAAACGGAAACAGCGGCCCGCATCTGGCCCGCCCTGGCCGCATGGGCCACCATTTCCGTCGTAGGGACGATAGGTTCGACCCTTTATGGAGTTCAGACGGGATTTTTGAGTGCCCTCATCTACGCCACGAGTCTGGGGCCTTATATTTTTGGGCGCATGGTGATGCCTGATCCCATCCTGATTTTCTGGATCGCGCTGGCTATCCTGAGTTACAGCAAAAGCTACATGCAGCCGGAAAACAAGGGACAAGGTCCATGGTTCTGGATACTGTACGCCGCCTTCGGGTTCGCTCTTCTTACAAAAGGAATTCTGGGCTTTGGACTCGCCGCGGCGATCATAGGGTTGCACATCATTCTGACCGGTCGCCTGAGAGACTTTTTTTCCCGGCGACTTTTGGGAGGAACCGCCGTGGCGGCAGTCATCGCCCTTCCCTGGCACATGGCGGTAGCACGGGCCAATCCCGATTTTCTGGGATATTATGTCATACGAGAACATTTGCTCCGCTTCACCGGGCATCGCTATCCATCGGATGAGTTTCTTCCCCTCTCCCTTTTCTTGTTTTTGACGCTTGTTTGGACTTTTCCCTGGACCGGCATGGTTCCTCAGGCATTGGTACGAGGAATCAAAAGACTGAAGGCGTCCGGCTTGCGCAATAGCGAAGATCTTCTTCCGCTCCTTTGGCTGACGGTTATCATCGGACTTTTTGCAGCCTCCCATTCCAGGTTGGAATATTACGCCCTGCCCTCTATTCCGGGATTTGCGCTGCTCATTGGAAAACTTTGGGATGAAGCCCTGGAAACCGGCAATAAGTCGTTCCTAAAGATTACTGCCGATGGCTCAAGACCTACGGCCGGAGGCGAGGAAGAAATTCCGGCGGGGCAGGAATCGCCTTCCCGGCGAGGCATTGTTATGGCCCTTGCCGTCATGACAGCTCTCATGGGCACAGCGGCGGCGGCGGCTTTGGTGATGCTGGGTCCCGCCAAGGATATGATCTCCCAGGTCATTGTGGATGCGTGGCCTACGGGCGGATGGACGGGAAGTCCGGAACAGATGGCGACGCTGGAAAGGATTCGCATTCCAACGATGGCATCCTTTGCAGGCGCAGCCGTTTTTAGCGCCGGCGCCCTTCTCGCTGCTCGAAAGGCACAATTCAAAGCGGCCTGTGGCCTTTTGGCCGTCATGATGGCGCCCTTTTTCATGCTGGTCCATTGGGGATTCCAGGTGGTGGAACCCTTTGAGTCCACCCGGCCCGTGGCCGAAATAGTCCTGCAGCACGCAGGACCTTCGGATCTCATCGTCTACCCCGAGCCCCATGAATACATGTGGGTGGGAGGCATCACCTTTTACACCGGGCGTCCCATCTATATTTTGAAAGATCCCCAGTTCGACGGGCTGGCCTCCCGCCGCCGCGAACCACCCGAACGGTTTCTGACCGAAAACGAACTCTTCAGACTCTGGAACTCCGACAAGCGCGTGATCGTCGTCGCCAACGCAGGAGGAAATCTCGGCAAAGAACTCTTGAATGGAAACCATGCAAGGCTATTGGGTCAAACGAGCGATCGAGCGATACTGAGCAACCGATGA
- a CDS encoding ArsR/SmtB family transcription factor: MKEFIRVMKALSDPNRVKILKLLQHKSMCVCELQAVLKIAQPTVSNHLKVLIDAGLVVYRKDGQWVNYFLADGNANPYSASLLGNLRHWLRDEPEIVSLVERLPEINREKICRK, from the coding sequence ATGAAAGAATTTATTCGAGTGATGAAAGCGCTTTCAGATCCCAATCGCGTCAAGATACTGAAACTTCTTCAACATAAGAGCATGTGCGTTTGCGAACTCCAGGCCGTTTTGAAAATAGCCCAGCCGACCGTGTCCAATCATCTTAAAGTGCTCATAGATGCAGGACTTGTGGTTTACCGGAAGGATGGCCAGTGGGTCAATTACTTTCTCGCGGATGGGAATGCCAACCCGTATTCGGCAAGTCTTCTGGGAAATCTGAGGCACTGGCTTCGGGATGAACCAGAGATTGTGAGCCTTGTTGAAAGACTGCCTGAAATCAACCGTGAAAAGATCTGCAGGAAGTGA
- the sixA gene encoding phosphohistidine phosphatase SixA yields MALFLVQHGKSLPEEQDPERGLSSEGIADVERIAAVARGYGVNVAIIKHSGKKRARQTAEIFAAALRPEKGVEEAAGLNPLDDVTAFAAAINNEDNVMLVGHLPFMERLTSYLIVGSPDKTLFKFQNGGIVCLDQDPRSSSWFIKWSLSPKIG; encoded by the coding sequence ATGGCGCTTTTTCTCGTACAGCACGGTAAGAGCCTGCCCGAAGAGCAGGACCCGGAACGGGGACTTTCCAGTGAAGGCATCGCGGACGTGGAACGCATTGCGGCCGTCGCTCGCGGATACGGCGTAAATGTAGCGATCATCAAACATAGCGGGAAGAAGAGAGCGCGACAGACTGCGGAAATCTTTGCGGCAGCACTGAGGCCGGAAAAGGGGGTCGAGGAAGCGGCAGGATTGAATCCCCTGGACGATGTCACCGCTTTTGCCGCCGCCATCAATAACGAAGACAATGTAATGCTGGTGGGTCACCTCCCTTTCATGGAAAGACTCACCTCTTACCTGATCGTGGGATCTCCCGACAAGACCCTCTTCAAATTCCAGAATGGCGGTATTGTCTGCCTGGACCAGGACCCGAGAAGTTCTTCATGGTTCATCAAGTGGAGTCTCAGCCCGAAGATCGGATGA
- the thiE gene encoding thiamine phosphate synthase yields the protein MQIDYSLYLVTDRRMTGNRSLIEIIEESIAGGVTIVQLREKHASTREFFDLAVAVREILKPHRIPLIINDRLDVALACGAEGVHVGQSDMQCRIVRRIVDRKMIVGVSVSTVEEALAAEADGADYLGVSPVFNTPTKTDTPEATGLQGLQKIRQTVNIPIVGIGGIHSANAAQVVSCGADGIAVVSAIMASSEPRGAARSLRAAIDSGRFAPEYRSQT from the coding sequence ATGCAAATCGATTATTCTCTTTATCTGGTTACCGACCGCCGCATGACGGGCAACCGCTCCCTGATTGAAATCATCGAGGAGAGTATAGCGGGTGGTGTCACCATCGTACAATTGCGCGAAAAGCATGCCTCCACCAGGGAGTTCTTCGACCTGGCGGTAGCCGTCAGGGAAATCTTAAAGCCACACCGTATCCCTCTCATCATCAATGACCGTTTAGACGTTGCTCTGGCGTGTGGCGCCGAGGGGGTACATGTCGGCCAAAGCGACATGCAGTGCCGCATTGTGCGCAGAATTGTGGACCGTAAAATGATTGTCGGCGTCTCCGTAAGTACCGTGGAAGAAGCCCTGGCCGCGGAGGCCGACGGAGCAGATTACCTGGGCGTGAGTCCGGTCTTCAATACTCCCACCAAAACCGACACACCTGAAGCCACGGGCCTTCAAGGGCTGCAGAAAATCCGGCAGACGGTCAACATCCCCATTGTGGGAATCGGCGGAATTCATTCTGCCAATGCGGCACAGGTGGTGAGCTGCGGAGCGGATGGAATCGCTGTCGTTTCAGCGATCATGGCTTCATCAGAACCCCGCGGGGCTGCCCGGAGCCTGCGGGCCGCCATCGATTCGGGACGGTTTGCTCCGGAATACCGTTCACAAACGTAG